From Prevotella melaninogenica, the proteins below share one genomic window:
- a CDS encoding DNA adenine methylase has product MKPMIKYRGGKTKEIPHIMWHVPRFSGRYVEPFFGGGALFFYLEPREAIINDINKQLINFYKGVRNYFPKLRKELDEIEALYEINRRDYDILKASTPNERVVDNNEALYYLLRDMFNNKIRKEYSDALLYYFINKTAYSGMIRYNSDGEFNVPYGRYKHLSTQQVSFSHSQLLKRAEIHNVDYSKIFDMCNVDDFIFLDPPYDCVFSDYGNVEYKEGFNEDNHRKLAEDFKNLSCKSLMVIGKTPLTEELYKEFIIDEYKKTYAVNIRNRFKSEAKHIVVANYKKDWDNVQIITDNVNKEYTVPETTQIMLFESKKKYHGKN; this is encoded by the coding sequence ATGAAACCAATGATAAAATATAGAGGGGGAAAAACAAAAGAAATCCCTCACATAATGTGGCATGTTCCTAGATTTTCTGGTAGATATGTCGAGCCTTTCTTTGGTGGTGGTGCTCTCTTTTTTTATTTGGAGCCTAGAGAAGCTATCATCAATGACATAAATAAGCAACTAATTAATTTTTATAAAGGTGTGAGAAACTATTTCCCAAAACTTCGAAAAGAATTGGATGAAATAGAGGCTTTATATGAAATTAATAGGCGTGATTATGATATATTGAAGGCAAGTACGCCTAACGAAAGAGTGGTAGATAATAATGAAGCTTTATATTATTTACTACGGGATATGTTTAACAACAAGATCCGTAAAGAGTATAGTGATGCATTACTCTATTATTTCATTAACAAAACAGCGTACTCGGGTATGATAAGATACAACTCTGACGGAGAATTTAATGTGCCTTATGGTCGTTATAAGCATTTAAGTACCCAACAAGTATCTTTTTCTCATAGCCAGCTGTTAAAACGAGCTGAGATACACAATGTAGATTATAGCAAAATCTTTGATATGTGTAATGTCGATGATTTTATTTTCTTAGATCCTCCGTATGACTGTGTATTTTCAGATTATGGAAATGTAGAATATAAAGAGGGCTTCAATGAAGACAATCATAGGAAGTTAGCAGAAGATTTTAAAAATCTCTCATGTAAGTCATTAATGGTTATTGGAAAGACTCCCCTAACAGAAGAACTGTATAAAGAGTTTATAATCGATGAGTATAAAAAGACCTATGCAGTAAATATAAGGAATAGATTTAAGTCGGAAGCCAAACATATTGTAGTAGCAAATTATAAAAAAGATTGGGATAATGTACAGATAATTACGGATAACGTAAACAAAGAATACACTGTTCCTGAAACTACGCAAATAATGTTGTTTGAATCTAAAAAGAAATATCATGGCAAGAATTGA
- a CDS encoding DUF4134 domain-containing protein — MNNKKKITMLLLMTATIGAYAQGNGIAGINEATKMVTSYFDPGTKLIYAVGAVVGLIGGIKVYNKFSSGDPDTSKTAASWFGACIFLIVAATILRSFFL, encoded by the coding sequence ATGAACAACAAAAAGAAAATCACAATGCTCCTGCTGATGACTGCCACCATAGGAGCATACGCACAAGGCAATGGTATTGCCGGTATCAATGAAGCTACAAAAATGGTAACCTCCTACTTCGATCCCGGCACGAAACTCATTTATGCCGTAGGGGCGGTAGTGGGGTTGATTGGAGGCATTAAAGTGTACAACAAGTTCTCAAGTGGTGACCCCGATACGAGCAAGACCGCAGCCTCTTGGTTCGGTGCGTGTATCTTCTTGATAGTGGCTGCCACTATTCTGAGAAGCTTCTTCCTGTAA
- a CDS encoding DUF3408 domain-containing protein has translation MKSLKEQREKLLQAKLEEMADIGVKKRTEENTPDFDDPIDLDDDSDSVEEDASVSLSKIDEQEEIPEETAFNGTNAKTAQLSKRKRNGRTKDSSPAMDFPEYEQRFLTGVRNGRNKSGFSIHTEILQILRDVLNDIRSEASITGYIENILLDHLKTYQDLLNHTASQRRRDKTIDL, from the coding sequence ATGAAATCACTGAAAGAGCAACGTGAAAAGCTACTTCAAGCGAAATTGGAGGAGATGGCAGACATTGGTGTCAAGAAGCGCACAGAGGAGAATACACCAGACTTTGACGACCCCATTGATTTGGATGATGATTCAGACTCTGTGGAAGAAGATGCAAGTGTCTCTCTTTCTAAGATTGACGAACAGGAGGAAATACCGGAAGAAACTGCGTTTAATGGCACCAATGCAAAAACAGCGCAGCTATCGAAAAGAAAGAGAAATGGTAGAACAAAGGATTCTTCCCCAGCAATGGACTTTCCTGAATACGAACAGCGATTTCTGACGGGTGTCCGCAATGGGCGCAATAAGTCGGGCTTCAGTATCCATACTGAGATACTCCAGATACTGCGTGATGTGCTGAACGACATCAGATCGGAGGCTTCCATCACGGGGTATATTGAGAATATCCTTCTCGATCATTTGAAAACATATCAGGATTTGTTGAACCATACCGCCTCACAACGCAGGCGCGATAAAACCATAGACTTATGA
- a CDS encoding DUF4133 domain-containing protein — protein sequence MAAFEINKGVGRTVEFKGLKAQYLFLFAGGLLAVFILVVILYLCEVSQITCLVIGVVGASLVVWQTFTMNRKYGQYGLMKKGAVRMHPRYLVNRRTVCHLICNLQPKKAKK from the coding sequence ATGGCAGCATTTGAAATCAACAAGGGTGTAGGCCGGACGGTAGAGTTCAAGGGCTTGAAGGCGCAGTACCTCTTCCTCTTTGCAGGAGGTCTGCTGGCAGTCTTTATTCTCGTGGTCATTCTCTATCTCTGTGAAGTCAGCCAAATTACCTGTCTTGTCATAGGTGTAGTGGGTGCCAGCCTTGTGGTATGGCAAACGTTCACCATGAATAGAAAGTACGGGCAATATGGACTGATGAAAAAGGGAGCAGTACGTATGCACCCACGCTACCTTGTGAACCGCCGTACGGTCTGCCACCTTATCTGTAACCTTCAACCAAAGAAAGCGAAAAAATGA